The Nitrospira sp. sequence ACTAGGATCTTTTCCACGGCTCTCTACCCTCGTGCCACAGACGTACCCCTGAATCTGCCGTGCGAGGCAGGCAGACTCCGAATCGAGTGCCTTGACCTTCCTGACTTTCCACTTTGATCCACCCACCGTGAAGGTCGACGATACGATGGACCGCGGCCAATCCCAACCCAGAACCTCGTTTTTTGGTGGTAAAGAACGGGAGAAAGATCTTATCGAGATTGTTCTTCGGAATGCCTTCCCCGGTATCATGGAAGGATACTTCGACCACCTCCGCCTTGCGCCCCGCGACATCGATCTTTCTGCTTCCCGTCGTGATCGTCAGCTGTCCTCCCGTGGGCATCGCATCGAAGGCATTGACCGCCAAATTCCAAAACACCTGCTTCATTTGATCCTGATCCACTTGCGCAGGCAAAGCCTCACTGCACGGAGCCGTCGCGATGGTGATGTTCGTTCTGGCTCGTGCTTCATGGTGTACCAGATCAAGGGTCTCGGCAAGGACTTTGTTTAAATCGTGCTCCGCCAAATTCAGCGCCGGAGGTCTCGCGTACTGAAGAAACTCGGTAATGATCGTATCCAATCGAGTCGCTTCCCGAATGGCAATCTCCGTCAACCGCCGGCTGGTTTCATCGGCATGGAGATCCTTTCGAAGCATTTGCATGGCGCCGGCGAGCGCGCCCAACGGGTTTCGGATTTCGTGCGCCATGCCCGCCGACATCTCTCCAAGACCGGCCAGCCATTCTTTGCGCCGCATTTCTTCTTCCAGATCACGGATCTGTGTGAGATCCTTGAACACTCCGACAAGGCCCGTCTTTTCCCCTCGTTCATGTAACGGCGCGAGCGTCATGCCGAGGATCAACCGATTGCCGTCGAACCGTTTGCACTCGACTTCAAAGCGCAAGTTGGCGGAGGCATCGTGCATGTGGTCGTCTTCTTGCTGGCTGGGATGCCAATTGAACACCTCCCGCCAGGGCCGCCCGTGAACTTGTTCAAAGCTGTAGCCCGTAGCTTCCTGCGCCGCAGGATTAAATGACGTGATCCGACCTTGTTCGTCGGTTGTAAACACACCGCTGCTGATACTATGAACGATATTCTCATGGAACGCCTGAAGGCGGCTCAGCCCCTGTTCTTTCTCACGAAGCGATTGATCTGCCAGCCGTAGCTGATCCGCGAGCGCCCCGCTCAAAAACCCGACGACCAGGAACGCCAGACTGTACACACCAAACGCCTGGAGCGTTTCCGCAGCGCTCAGCCGAGAAGGCGGAAGCCAGCCCCATATCTCGGCAAGTCCATACAGCTGCATATTGGTCAACATTCCGAACAGGATGATGCAGAGGCTGGCCGTCAGGAGGCCCACACGGCGCCGCGGAACCAAACTGGCGACCGTCACACTGATGACATAGAGCACCGCGAAGGGACTTTCGATTCCTCCGGTTCTTGCGATCAATACCGTTTCCAGCATGAAATCGACGGCGATCTGAGTCCACGCAAACTGTACGAGCACTTCGGGGTCGGTAAGCTGGCGAACCACCAACGCGTAGAGAATGGTAACAGCATACGTAAAGATGATCAGAGCATAGAAGGTTTCGACACGTTCGCCCTTCGTGACTTGGAACGCAAGGGATAATCCCAGGAGGAGCGTGACGAGAACGACTCGCCACCCCATTAACCGGTAGATTCTGGTCTTGATATCCGCCACGCAATAACACTCCGTCTAGCGAACAGCTTCCACCGTCACGGCTCCCGGGTCACTGTGACTGTGCATGAAGTTCCATCTGACAGAAGTATGTCTGGAAAGGAGATCGCTCGCTATTGAATCGATGCAGGAGTTCACCGAGAAGTCGGCGCAGCTTCATTGCCCGAACATGTGGGCAACGAAGCCGCCGTTTAAGCATGAGTTGGGCGCTTAACCGATCGCGGACGCCATTGTAAAAATCGGGAGATACATCGCGACCACGATGAATCCGACGGTGACGCCCAAGAACACCATCATCATCGGTTCCAAGAGTGCCGTGAGGTTCCCCACCGCTTCATCGACTTCGTCCTCGTAGAAATCCGCGATTTTTCCGAGCATGTTATCCAACGCACCCGTCGACTCTCCGACCGAGATCATGTGGGTCACCATCTTGGGAAACGTTCCGCTTTTCGCGAGAGGCTCGGAGATCGTCTTTCCTCCGCTGATGCTGATTTTTGCATCAAGCAATGCTCCTTCCACGACCTTGTTCCCGGAGGTCTTCGCGCAAATCGTCAAGGCTTCCAGCAGCGGGACCCCGCTGGCCAACAGCGTTCCCAGTGTACGCGTAAATTTGGCCACGGATGCCTTTCTGACGAGGTCCCCGAACACGGGCAACTTCAGTATGAGCTTGTCGATGGCCAACCTGCCCTGCGGAGTCGCGTAATATTTCTTGACGGCGACCACAAGCGCCACGATGACGCCCAAAATGATGTACCAATTCCCCTGCGCGAAATTACTCGCGTCGATGACAAGCTGCGTCGGTGCCGGCAGGGCCATCTTCCCGCCGGACATTTCCTTGAACATCTTTTCGAATACCGGGATAACCCAGATCATCAAGACCGTGATCACGATCGCGGCGATCCCGACGATGGCCGCGGGATAGACCAATGCGCTCTTGATCTGCCCCTTCAACTTCATCGCCTTCTCGATGTGTTTGGAGAGACGGCCCAGAATCGTGTCCAGCAACCCTCCGACTTCACCGGCATGCACCATGTTGACATACAGGTCATCGAAGATCTTGGGGTGTTTGTGGAGCGCATCGGAAAACGTCGAGCCGCCCTCGACCATTCCTTTCACTTCCCCGACAGCTTTCCTCAGAGGCACGCTCTCCGACTGCGTCGAAAGAATCTCCAGACACTGGATAAGGGGTAATCCGGCATTGATCATGGTTCCGAATTGTCTGGTAAAGACAACCAGGTCCTTTTCGCTTACTCCGCTCCCCAGGCGAAGGCTGAAACCTTCCTTGGCAGCCTTTTCTTCGAGACTGGTCACCACGACGCTTTGTTTGCGCAGCTGTTCCACCGCTTCATCGCGTGACTTTGCGACAAGCTCCCCTTTTTTCACCGCTCCTGATTTACTCCGTCCGACATACGCAAACGTGGCCATAGGTGTTCGTCCTGTTGTGGCTCTCTGAGCCGGTTGAAGAGGAAGGCTAGGACTACAAAACGAGTCTACTGGTGGGTCAAAAACCTGTCAAAAACTATTGCATTATTTACCGAAGCCGTTCGGCGCAGGATCTTTACGGTAAGCCCCTTAAGCAAGGGGGGGGGCGGTATTCGCGTCTCGATACCCTCGATAGAGATAGTGCAACCCTGAAGCCAGGGTGAACGCAACCATCACCACAAGAAGCGGGGTAAGCACACCGCGATCATGTTCTCGCCACGTCAAGAGGACGGTCAGGAGAACGTAGCTTAACTGCAACATCGTCGTTCCCTTGCCTAGGAACGTCGGTGCCACGTTGATCGGCGTACTGGTGACATGCGCGACCGCTGTCCCCAACAAGAGAATCAGGTCTCGACTGACCACGAGGATGACAAGCCATGACGGGATTAGATGCAGGATTGCGAGCGAGATGAAGCTCGAGGTCAGCAGCACCTTGTCTGCAAGGGGATCCAGTAATGTCCCCAACCTCGTTCGCTGGTTCAGTTTGCGCGCAATATAACCGTCGATGGCATCCGTCAGTCCTGCGACAAGCAGCGTCAGAAGCGCCAACCCGTATGACCCGTAGGTCATAAACCCGATGTACACAGGGACCAAGAGGATGCGAAGAATCGTGAGGCTATTGGGAATGTTCATACGGTGGGGGTTGGACCGGCCTCCGACTGGATGAGGGAAGGCATCATAGTAAGCGAGGCTAAGCTTGTCAACGAGTTGCAGGCACGGAGGACGACCTTCTATAATCGCCGGAGTTATCCTCGTCGTCCACTGTTTGCCGGAAGGATGAAGAAGTATGAGTACGCTGCCGCTGATGTTCAAAAAAGAAGGATTGGTCGAGAAGCACCAAATCGAGGGAGTAGATCCGAGCGACCGGTATTTCAACCGCGCAATTTTGGTCAACCGGACATCGGCAGGATATTCGGCCAAGGTGATGTATGAAGCCCTCATTGTTGAGAGTCGGTCGCACTCTACCGTTGCGGCAGCGGTGAAGGAACTGGTCGAAAAGCTTCAGGATGTGGGATTCACGCGCATGAGAACACGCACCAATTTCAAGGGCACGCGTTATCTGGCAGAAAAAGAGACGTGGATTGACTACCCGGATCGGCCTTGACCGACCCCGACGAACGCCTGATACACCAGGTCATGAATCACGGGTCGGAACTCCCGAATGGCTTCATTCCGGCTCGAAGGATGTACGCGATTGGAGAGCAGCACGACCTCTAATTCCCGAACCGGATCGATCCAGATCGAAGTCCCCGTGTAGCCGAGATGGCCGAATGATCGATCGGCGAAGTAGCGCCCCGAAGATGACGGCACCGATACCGTATCCCATCCGAGCGCCCAACTCGATGTTCCTTCCTGTTTCTGGCGCCGTGTAAATTCCTGAACGATGCCCTGATCGAGAATAGCTGCCCGCCCGTGATAGGCCCGCAGCCATACACCCGTGATCCCCAGCACAGCGTCGGCGTTTCCGAATAACCCGGCATGACCAGCCTCGCCGCCCAGTGCGGCTGCATTCTGATCGTGCACTTCCCCGCATAGGAGATGACCTCGCCATGAGTCAACTTCTGTCGGCGCCACGCCGCTTCCATCCTCGCTTGCCTTCTCAAGAAACGCACGTAATCGTTCCGGCGCAACGAATTCAACCTGGACGCCGCCCAGAGGGCCCACAATGTGCTCACGAAAAAAGTCGTTCATCGATTGCCGGCTGTGCCGTTCAACAATAAAGCCGAGCAACATGAAGCCGAGATCACTGTAGAGGCTGCGCGTGCCTTGTGCATACACGAGCGCTTCAGATCGGATAAGACCGAGCATTGACTGCTTCGCTTGCTCCCTCTCGTGATGTGATGAAGGAACCTGTCCGTCCGGGGTGAGGCGTTCGTAGAATCCTCGCCATCCCGGCAATCCGGAAGAATGTGTCAGCAAATGCCGAAGCGTGGCTGTGCCGATCGGGGCATCGGTGCAGTCGGGTAGATGGTCGGCCACGGTATCCTCAAGCCGGCAGCGGCCCGTCTGGATCAGTAAGGCAAGAGCCGTGACGGTCGCCAAGGGCTTGGTCAACGAGGCCAAATCATAGATGGTGGAAGCGTTCACGGGAGGCCCTAGCGGGGAAGTCGAAAGCCGTCCGGCAACGAAGCGAGAAACCGGCCGGTCTCCGCACCGCACTGCCAATACCGCCCCAGGGAACACGCCGCCGCTCACGGCCCGATCGAGGGCTGATTGAATGATCTGTAGCTCAGACATGGGGATGATGGCCGACCCGAGAGGTGCACGAGAAATGAGCAGCACCGCCCACTGGCGACACCATCAGCTATACAACATCAACGGGTGGGACTCGACTCACCTTCCATCTTCTCTTCCTGCATGGCGCTATGGTCCTGATACGCCTCACTAGCCTCCACGTCCAACATTCGTTCGAACGTATGCAGCGTTGCGCGCATCCGCTCAACCATGAGCAACCGTTGCTTTTGCAGCATGGATAGATCGCGTTGCGTAGTGCCCAATTCGGCTCGTGCTTGTCGGAACAGCTCGCTCGCCTTCAATTCCGCTTCTTTCACAATCAATTCGGCGTCCCGCTGAGCACTTCGCTTGACGTCATCAGCCAGCGACTGAGCGGAGACCAAGGTGTTGGACAGCGTCGCCTCGGTCCGTTTCAGGTCAGAAACCTGTTGCTCGAGCGACACAATCCGGTCACGCAACGTCATATTATCGCGGTTTAGGGACTCGACCGTTTGCGCGATCTCCTCCAAAAAGCGGTTTACTTCTTCGCGATCATAGCCACGAAGTTTGACTTGAAAGACCATCTGCTGAATATCGAGCGGTGTGATCTTCATGGCATCCCCCATTGGTTGAGTCAGTTCATCCGCAACGCAAAATCTTTAATCGACTGCACCACCGCGATCTGCACAAA is a genomic window containing:
- the pgsA gene encoding CDP-diacylglycerol--glycerol-3-phosphate 3-phosphatidyltransferase, whose amino-acid sequence is MNIPNSLTILRILLVPVYIGFMTYGSYGLALLTLLVAGLTDAIDGYIARKLNQRTRLGTLLDPLADKVLLTSSFISLAILHLIPSWLVILVVSRDLILLLGTAVAHVTSTPINVAPTFLGKGTTMLQLSYVLLTVLLTWREHDRGVLTPLLVVMVAFTLASGLHYLYRGYRDANTAPPLA
- a CDS encoding PAS domain S-box protein, which encodes MADIKTRIYRLMGWRVVLVTLLLGLSLAFQVTKGERVETFYALIIFTYAVTILYALVVRQLTDPEVLVQFAWTQIAVDFMLETVLIARTGGIESPFAVLYVISVTVASLVPRRRVGLLTASLCIILFGMLTNMQLYGLAEIWGWLPPSRLSAAETLQAFGVYSLAFLVVGFLSGALADQLRLADQSLREKEQGLSRLQAFHENIVHSISSGVFTTDEQGRITSFNPAAQEATGYSFEQVHGRPWREVFNWHPSQQEDDHMHDASANLRFEVECKRFDGNRLILGMTLAPLHERGEKTGLVGVFKDLTQIRDLEEEMRRKEWLAGLGEMSAGMAHEIRNPLGALAGAMQMLRKDLHADETSRRLTEIAIREATRLDTIITEFLQYARPPALNLAEHDLNKVLAETLDLVHHEARARTNITIATAPCSEALPAQVDQDQMKQVFWNLAVNAFDAMPTGGQLTITTGSRKIDVAGRKAEVVEVSFHDTGEGIPKNNLDKIFLPFFTTKKRGSGLGLAAVHRIVDLHGGWIKVESQEGQGTRFGVCLPRTADSGVRLWHEGREPWKRS
- a CDS encoding DivIVA domain-containing protein, encoding MKITPLDIQQMVFQVKLRGYDREEVNRFLEEIAQTVESLNRDNMTLRDRIVSLEQQVSDLKRTEATLSNTLVSAQSLADDVKRSAQRDAELIVKEAELKASELFRQARAELGTTQRDLSMLQKQRLLMVERMRATLHTFERMLDVEASEAYQDHSAMQEEKMEGESSPTR
- a CDS encoding type II secretion system F family protein, yielding MATFAYVGRSKSGAVKKGELVAKSRDEAVEQLRKQSVVVTSLEEKAAKEGFSLRLGSGVSEKDLVVFTRQFGTMINAGLPLIQCLEILSTQSESVPLRKAVGEVKGMVEGGSTFSDALHKHPKIFDDLYVNMVHAGEVGGLLDTILGRLSKHIEKAMKLKGQIKSALVYPAAIVGIAAIVITVLMIWVIPVFEKMFKEMSGGKMALPAPTQLVIDASNFAQGNWYIILGVIVALVVAVKKYYATPQGRLAIDKLILKLPVFGDLVRKASVAKFTRTLGTLLASGVPLLEALTICAKTSGNKVVEGALLDAKISISGGKTISEPLAKSGTFPKMVTHMISVGESTGALDNMLGKIADFYEDEVDEAVGNLTALLEPMMMVFLGVTVGFIVVAMYLPIFTMASAIG
- a CDS encoding beta-lactamase family protein, with amino-acid sequence MSELQIIQSALDRAVSGGVFPGAVLAVRCGDRPVSRFVAGRLSTSPLGPPVNASTIYDLASLTKPLATVTALALLIQTGRCRLEDTVADHLPDCTDAPIGTATLRHLLTHSSGLPGWRGFYERLTPDGQVPSSHHEREQAKQSMLGLIRSEALVYAQGTRSLYSDLGFMLLGFIVERHSRQSMNDFFREHIVGPLGGVQVEFVAPERLRAFLEKASEDGSGVAPTEVDSWRGHLLCGEVHDQNAAALGGEAGHAGLFGNADAVLGITGVWLRAYHGRAAILDQGIVQEFTRRQKQEGTSSWALGWDTVSVPSSSGRYFADRSFGHLGYTGTSIWIDPVRELEVVLLSNRVHPSSRNEAIREFRPVIHDLVYQAFVGVGQGRSG